One stretch of Variovorax sp. TBS-050B DNA includes these proteins:
- a CDS encoding LysR substrate-binding domain-containing protein, which translates to MSQIDRVLRSNLKLRHLQMLVALDQFRHLGRAAEFLSVTQPAVSKSLAEIERMFGLALFERSTRGTEPTPYGASVVRFARSVLADYDRTRDEIAAVASGAAGRTSVGAMVVATPVLLARAVEMLKAHSSQTTVLVEEGDLTRLLPKLRLGELDLFVGRLEPGYAAPDLETEALLAEPMAVVVRPGHALASKRRLDFAGLAKERCVMPPPWASLRVKLDQMFFRDGVHPPADIIESASFLAQVSFVQQRDAVAFMARSVARHFQQQGMLKVLPIAVPIELPPVGLITLRGRRRTPSTQQLIDCLRRAARR; encoded by the coding sequence ATGAGCCAGATCGACCGCGTCCTGCGTTCCAACCTCAAGCTGCGCCACCTGCAGATGCTCGTGGCGCTCGACCAGTTCCGCCACCTGGGCCGGGCTGCCGAGTTCCTGTCGGTCACGCAGCCGGCGGTCTCAAAGTCCCTCGCCGAGATCGAGCGCATGTTCGGCCTCGCGCTGTTCGAGCGCTCCACGCGCGGCACCGAGCCCACGCCCTACGGCGCCAGCGTGGTGCGCTTCGCGCGCTCGGTGCTCGCCGACTACGACCGCACGCGCGACGAGATCGCCGCGGTGGCGAGCGGCGCCGCAGGCCGCACCAGCGTGGGCGCGATGGTGGTCGCGACGCCGGTGCTGCTCGCGCGCGCGGTCGAGATGCTCAAGGCGCACTCCTCCCAGACCACGGTGCTCGTGGAGGAGGGCGACCTCACGCGGCTGCTGCCCAAGCTGCGCCTGGGCGAACTCGATCTCTTCGTGGGGCGGCTGGAACCCGGCTATGCGGCGCCCGACCTCGAGACCGAGGCGCTGCTCGCCGAGCCGATGGCCGTGGTGGTGCGGCCCGGCCATGCGCTCGCGTCGAAGCGCCGCCTCGACTTCGCCGGGCTCGCGAAGGAGCGCTGCGTGATGCCGCCGCCGTGGGCGTCGCTGCGCGTCAAGCTCGACCAGATGTTCTTCCGCGACGGCGTGCATCCGCCGGCCGACATCATCGAATCGGCCTCGTTCCTTGCGCAGGTCAGCTTCGTGCAGCAGCGCGACGCGGTGGCTTTCATGGCGCGTTCGGTGGCGCGCCATTTCCAGCAGCAGGGCATGCTGAAGGTGCTGCCGATCGCGGTGCCGATCGAGCTGCCGCCCGTGGGCCTGATCACGCTGCGCGGGCGGCGCCGCACGCCGAGCACGCAGCAGCTGATCGACTGTCTGCGGCGCGCGGCACGACGCTGA
- a CDS encoding SDR family oxidoreductase produces the protein MRVVIVGASGFLGRAFAEAFAERGTSLLCTARDPVRASAEATWPQAHTAWLAADLMQVPPASFWAAHLRAGDVVVNAAGVLRERAAGEFDAVHHRAPVQLFDACAAAGVALVIQVSALGAAVDARSAYHRSKGEADRHLRQCRVASAIVQPSLVWGDEGASAQLFAMLAVMPLLALPGGGRQPLQPVHLHDVVAGVVALAEARPARSRTIAFVGPAPVRFDDYLFDLRRQLGHARRAWVLPLPEGLFRFAARIAGHWKGSFLDAETAGMLLDGNAAPADDFTQWLGRAPRSHRAFVPAQGAEALRRGAWLRWMLPLLRWSVALVWIWTFVVSIGLYPRDQSLALLARVGAEGPLAEWLLNGAALFDLALGIGTIALSAAWRARLLWPLQLGLMAFYTAAITWAMPEFWLHPFGPLSKNLPMAAAILLLWCMEPPVRPKETRHRWNTSS, from the coding sequence ATGCGGGTGGTGATCGTCGGCGCTTCCGGTTTTCTCGGCCGCGCATTCGCCGAAGCCTTCGCCGAACGCGGCACGTCGCTGCTCTGCACCGCGCGCGACCCGGTGCGGGCATCCGCCGAAGCCACCTGGCCGCAGGCGCACACCGCATGGCTCGCCGCCGACCTGATGCAGGTGCCGCCGGCCTCGTTCTGGGCCGCGCACCTGCGTGCCGGCGACGTGGTGGTGAATGCGGCGGGCGTGCTGCGCGAGCGCGCGGCTGGCGAGTTCGATGCCGTTCACCATCGCGCGCCCGTGCAGCTCTTCGATGCCTGCGCGGCGGCGGGCGTCGCGCTCGTCATCCAGGTCTCCGCCCTCGGCGCCGCGGTCGATGCGCGCAGCGCCTACCACCGCAGCAAGGGCGAGGCCGACCGGCACCTGCGGCAGTGCCGCGTCGCATCGGCGATCGTTCAGCCTTCGCTGGTGTGGGGCGACGAAGGCGCGAGCGCGCAGCTCTTCGCCATGCTGGCCGTGATGCCGCTGCTCGCGCTGCCGGGCGGCGGGCGCCAGCCGCTGCAGCCGGTGCATCTGCACGACGTGGTGGCGGGCGTGGTGGCGCTGGCCGAGGCGCGGCCCGCGCGCAGCCGCACCATCGCCTTCGTCGGTCCGGCGCCGGTGCGCTTCGACGACTACCTGTTCGACCTGCGCCGCCAGCTCGGCCATGCGCGCCGCGCCTGGGTGCTGCCGCTGCCCGAGGGGCTGTTCCGCTTCGCGGCGCGGATCGCAGGGCACTGGAAGGGCAGCTTCCTCGATGCCGAAACCGCCGGCATGCTGCTCGACGGCAATGCCGCGCCGGCCGACGACTTCACGCAGTGGCTCGGCCGCGCACCGCGTTCGCACCGTGCCTTCGTGCCTGCGCAGGGCGCGGAAGCGCTGCGCCGTGGCGCGTGGCTGCGCTGGATGCTGCCGCTTTTGCGCTGGTCGGTGGCGCTGGTGTGGATCTGGACCTTCGTCGTCTCGATCGGGCTCTATCCGCGCGACCAGAGCCTGGCGCTGCTCGCGCGCGTGGGCGCCGAGGGCCCGCTCGCCGAATGGCTGCTGAACGGCGCCGCGCTGTTCGACCTGGCACTCGGCATCGGCACGATCGCGCTGTCGGCCGCCTGGCGCGCCCGCCTGCTGTGGCCGCTGCAGCTCGGGCTCATGGCCTTCTACACCGCGGCCATCACCTGGGCGATGCCCGAGTTCTGGCTGCATCCGTTCGGCCCCTTGTCCAAGAACCTGCCGATGGCCGCGGCCATCCTGCTGCTGTGGTGCATGGAGCCGCCGGTCCGACCCAAGGAGACACGCCACCGATGGAATACCTCGTCCTGA
- a CDS encoding DUF2269 domain-containing protein has translation MEYLVLKYLHVISSTLLFGTGIGSAFYLLATTLSRDVRAVAVVARMVVRADWLFTATTAVLQPLTGFMLVHRMGLPLSTPWIEASLICYALAIACWLPVVWLQMRLRDLAAEAARDGTALPPRYWLFFKWWVALGVPAFFLFLALFWLMIAKPALGGGG, from the coding sequence ATGGAATACCTCGTCCTGAAATACCTGCATGTGATCTCGTCCACGCTGCTGTTCGGCACCGGGATCGGATCGGCCTTCTACTTGCTCGCCACCACCCTGTCGCGCGACGTGCGCGCGGTGGCGGTGGTGGCCCGCATGGTGGTGCGCGCCGACTGGCTCTTCACCGCCACCACCGCCGTGCTGCAGCCGCTCACGGGCTTCATGCTCGTGCATCGCATGGGCCTGCCGCTCTCCACGCCGTGGATCGAGGCCTCGCTGATCTGCTATGCGCTCGCCATCGCCTGCTGGCTGCCGGTAGTGTGGCTGCAGATGCGGCTGCGCGACCTCGCGGCGGAGGCCGCACGCGACGGCACGGCGCTGCCGCCGCGCTACTGGCTGTTCTTCAAGTGGTGGGTGGCGCTCGGCGTGCCGGCGTTCTTTCTCTTCCTCGCGCTCTTCTGGCTCATGATCGCCAAGCCCGCGCTGGGGGGCGGCGGCTGA
- a CDS encoding SDR family oxidoreductase, translated as MRIYNTQRRILVTGGAGFLGSHLCERLLAQGHDVLCVDNFFTGTRRNVEHLLANPHFELMRHDVTMPLYVEVDQIYNLACPASPVHYQHDPVQTTKTSVHGAINMLGLAKRVRARILQASTSEVYGDPDVHPQPESYWGKVNPIGIRSCYDEGKRCAETLFFDYHRQHRVDIRVARIFNTYGPRMHPRDGRVVSNFIVQALRGDPITIYGEGQQTRSFCYVDDLVEGLNRFMEADPGAPGPVNIGNPVEFTVRELATLVIRLTGSSSKLAFAPLPSDDPMQRRPDVGLAKQMFGWQPSVQLEEGLRRTIEYFDGLLSAGELSPAQRAETREGAAVPASAKGITVHARFDA; from the coding sequence ATGCGCATCTACAACACCCAGCGCCGCATCCTCGTGACCGGCGGCGCGGGCTTCCTGGGAAGCCACCTCTGCGAGCGGCTGCTCGCGCAGGGCCATGACGTGCTCTGCGTCGACAACTTCTTCACCGGCACGCGCCGCAACGTCGAGCATCTGCTCGCGAACCCGCACTTCGAGCTGATGCGCCACGACGTGACGATGCCGCTCTACGTCGAGGTCGACCAGATCTACAACCTCGCATGCCCGGCCTCGCCCGTGCACTACCAGCACGACCCGGTGCAGACCACCAAGACCAGCGTGCACGGCGCGATCAACATGCTGGGGCTGGCCAAGCGCGTGCGTGCGCGCATCCTGCAGGCCTCGACCAGCGAGGTCTACGGCGACCCCGACGTGCATCCGCAGCCCGAGAGCTACTGGGGCAAGGTCAACCCGATCGGCATCCGCAGCTGCTACGACGAGGGCAAGCGCTGCGCCGAGACGCTGTTCTTCGACTACCACCGGCAGCACCGCGTCGACATCCGCGTGGCGCGCATCTTCAACACCTACGGCCCGCGCATGCATCCGCGCGACGGGCGGGTGGTGTCGAACTTCATCGTGCAGGCGCTGCGCGGCGACCCGATCACCATCTACGGCGAAGGGCAGCAGACGCGCAGCTTCTGCTACGTGGACGACCTGGTCGAAGGGCTCAACCGCTTCATGGAAGCGGACCCGGGCGCACCGGGGCCGGTGAACATCGGCAACCCGGTGGAGTTCACCGTGCGCGAGCTCGCCACGCTGGTGATCCGGCTCACGGGTTCCTCGTCGAAGCTCGCCTTCGCGCCGCTGCCCTCGGACGACCCGATGCAGCGCCGCCCCGACGTGGGCCTCGCGAAGCAGATGTTCGGCTGGCAGCCGAGCGTGCAGTTGGAAGAGGGCCTGCGCAGGACCATCGAATATTTCGACGGCCTGCTCTCCGCCGGCGAGCTCTCCCCGGCTCAGCGCGCCGAGACGCGCGAAGGCGCGGCGGTGCCGGCCTCGGCGAAGGGCATCACGGTGCACGCGCGGTTCGACGCATAG
- a CDS encoding altronate dehydratase family protein → MNDSPLIRLHPNDNVLVAKRPIALGETIAGFGVRARAQIPAGHKIAARAIAAGERVLKYDTLIGVASRALDAGDYVHSHNLALVEAYRDPGFCQDVRPVDYVPEAERAGFMGFVRPGGGVGTRNFIGILSSVNCSATVIKRIAAHFTPERLAAFPNVDGVAAFAQTSGCGMSSPSEHFDVLRRTLAGYARHPNLAGVLIVGLGCERNQVDALVDSQGLEQGRLLRTLVMQEVGGTRQTIEAGIRAVEDMLPEANAAVRTRVGAQHLKIGLECGGSDGFSGITANPALGAAMDLLVRHGGTAILSETPEIHGVEYMLTRRAATPEVGQKLLDRLAWWARYAAGQNAQFNGVVGHGNQAGGLANIFEKSLGSAMKGGTTPLQAVYEYAEPIDKAGFVFMDSPGYDPVAVTGQIASGAQLICFTTGRGSMFGSKPAPTIKLASNTPMFRRLEEDMDINCGVVLDGELSVPELGERIFQQILRHASGERTRSEALGLGDHEFVPWHLGIVS, encoded by the coding sequence ATGAACGACAGCCCCCTGATCCGCCTGCATCCGAACGACAACGTGCTGGTGGCCAAGCGCCCGATCGCACTCGGCGAGACCATCGCTGGCTTCGGCGTGCGCGCGCGGGCGCAGATTCCCGCGGGCCACAAGATCGCGGCGCGCGCGATCGCGGCCGGCGAGCGGGTGCTGAAGTACGACACGCTGATCGGCGTGGCGTCGCGCGCGCTCGATGCCGGCGACTACGTGCACAGCCACAACCTCGCGCTGGTCGAGGCCTACCGCGACCCCGGCTTCTGCCAGGACGTGCGCCCGGTGGACTACGTGCCCGAGGCCGAGCGCGCGGGCTTCATGGGCTTCGTGCGACCGGGCGGCGGCGTGGGCACGCGCAACTTCATCGGCATTCTTTCCTCGGTCAACTGCTCGGCCACGGTGATCAAGCGCATCGCGGCGCACTTCACGCCCGAGCGGCTCGCGGCCTTCCCCAACGTGGACGGCGTGGCCGCCTTCGCGCAGACCAGCGGCTGCGGCATGTCGTCGCCGAGCGAGCACTTCGACGTGCTGCGGCGCACGCTCGCGGGCTATGCGCGCCATCCCAACCTCGCGGGCGTGCTGATCGTGGGCCTGGGCTGCGAGCGCAACCAGGTCGATGCGCTGGTCGACTCGCAAGGGCTCGAACAGGGCCGGCTGCTGCGCACGCTGGTGATGCAGGAGGTGGGCGGCACGCGCCAGACCATCGAGGCCGGCATCCGTGCGGTGGAAGACATGCTGCCCGAGGCCAACGCCGCGGTGCGCACGCGCGTGGGCGCGCAGCACCTCAAGATCGGCCTCGAATGCGGCGGCTCCGACGGCTTCTCGGGCATCACCGCGAACCCCGCACTCGGCGCCGCGATGGACCTGCTGGTGCGCCATGGCGGCACGGCCATCCTCAGCGAGACGCCCGAGATCCACGGCGTCGAATACATGCTCACGCGGCGCGCGGCCACGCCCGAGGTCGGGCAGAAGCTGCTCGACCGCCTCGCCTGGTGGGCGCGCTACGCCGCGGGCCAGAACGCGCAATTCAACGGCGTGGTCGGCCATGGCAACCAGGCCGGCGGGCTCGCGAACATCTTCGAGAAGTCGCTCGGCTCGGCGATGAAGGGCGGCACCACGCCGCTGCAGGCGGTGTACGAATACGCGGAGCCGATCGACAAGGCCGGCTTCGTCTTCATGGACTCGCCGGGCTACGACCCGGTCGCCGTCACCGGGCAGATCGCGAGCGGTGCGCAGCTGATCTGCTTCACCACCGGGCGCGGCTCGATGTTCGGCAGCAAGCCGGCGCCCACGATCAAGCTCGCGAGCAACACGCCGATGTTCCGCCGCCTCGAAGAGGACATGGACATCAACTGCGGCGTGGTGCTCGACGGCGAGCTCTCGGTGCCCGAGCTCGGCGAGCGGATCTTCCAGCAGATCCTGCGCCATGCCTCGGGCGAGCGCACACGCAGCGAGGCGCTCGGGCTCGGCGACCACGAATTCGTGCCCTGGCACCTCGGCATCGTCAGTTGA
- a CDS encoding tripartite tricarboxylate transporter substrate binding protein: MPFDHASFQRRQLVLGGLGAAALAAARPAAAADYPERPITFICPWPAGGTADRSMRAICQIAARELGQPIALENRAGASGMIGTKALASARPDGYTIGQIPISVTRFSQIGTVQIDPLKDLSFIARTSGQTFGIAVPANSPFKTLRDLVAQAKAKPGTISYAHAGIGGATHVGMEQFAQAAGVKFNAIAYKGGSAALQDVLGEQVDVLADSSSWAPHVESGKLRLLATWGEQRTPRFKDTPTLKELGYDVVVEAPNGIGAPQGLPPAVEKKLRDAFRVAVNSEEFRKVADSIDAPVMYQDGPDYRKYVEATYRQETDLIRKLNLKELMAKG, translated from the coding sequence ATGCCCTTCGATCACGCCTCTTTTCAGCGGCGCCAGCTGGTGCTGGGCGGCCTCGGCGCCGCCGCGCTCGCGGCTGCGCGTCCGGCGGCCGCGGCCGACTATCCCGAGCGGCCGATCACCTTCATCTGCCCCTGGCCGGCCGGCGGCACCGCCGACCGCTCGATGCGCGCCATCTGCCAGATCGCGGCCCGGGAACTGGGGCAGCCGATCGCGCTGGAGAACCGCGCCGGCGCCTCCGGCATGATCGGCACCAAGGCGCTCGCCTCGGCCCGGCCCGACGGCTACACCATCGGCCAGATCCCGATCTCGGTCACACGCTTCTCGCAGATCGGCACGGTGCAGATCGATCCGCTCAAGGACCTGAGCTTCATCGCGCGCACCTCGGGCCAGACCTTCGGCATCGCCGTGCCGGCGAACTCGCCCTTCAAGACCCTGCGCGACCTGGTGGCGCAGGCCAAGGCGAAGCCCGGCACCATCAGCTACGCGCACGCCGGCATCGGCGGCGCCACGCACGTGGGCATGGAGCAGTTCGCGCAGGCCGCAGGCGTGAAGTTCAACGCCATCGCCTACAAGGGCGGCTCGGCCGCGCTGCAGGACGTGCTCGGCGAACAGGTCGACGTGCTCGCGGACAGCAGCTCCTGGGCGCCGCACGTCGAAAGCGGCAAGCTGCGGCTGCTCGCCACCTGGGGCGAGCAGCGCACGCCGCGCTTCAAGGACACGCCCACGCTCAAGGAGCTGGGCTACGACGTGGTGGTGGAAGCGCCCAACGGCATCGGCGCGCCGCAGGGCCTGCCGCCCGCGGTGGAGAAGAAGCTGCGCGACGCCTTCCGCGTGGCGGTGAACAGCGAGGAGTTCAGGAAGGTCGCCGACAGCATCGATGCGCCCGTGATGTACCAGGACGGCCCCGACTACCGCAAGTACGTCGAAGCCACCTACCGGCAGGAGACCGACCTGATCCGCAAGCTCAACCTCAAGGAGCTGATGGCGAAGGGCTGA
- a CDS encoding glycosyl hydrolase, whose product MIEAVKFWNEPNNKSHWDLELDPDWSAYAQMVKLASAAVRAENAGLTQVLGGISPIDAHFMAGLRDRGVLDGLDAVAVHGFPLDWNNWLIHEWPQRIAEIEAVTHLPVWVTEVGVSTFGAEEVQEFGLRRTAELLIGRVPRIFWYSLYDLPQAWPATTRHREAEGSSYYRHFHMGLLREDGTPKIACEQFAAYTPAMGICQWFHFEDHRLDDAVRWLERLGVRQLRTGLSWADSFRPGADEWFDRQMRALEDFDVTLTFCFTPEHRGIAPHHTSPPQQPEEFAEFCARTVRRYASNRACTVMPFAEAGTAAPSRVSAR is encoded by the coding sequence ATGATCGAAGCCGTCAAGTTCTGGAACGAGCCCAACAACAAGTCGCACTGGGACCTCGAGCTCGACCCCGACTGGTCGGCCTATGCGCAGATGGTGAAGCTGGCCTCCGCCGCGGTGCGGGCCGAGAACGCGGGGCTGACGCAGGTGCTCGGCGGCATCTCGCCGATCGACGCGCACTTCATGGCGGGGCTGCGCGACCGCGGCGTGCTCGACGGGCTCGATGCGGTCGCGGTGCACGGCTTCCCGCTGGACTGGAACAACTGGCTGATCCACGAATGGCCGCAGCGCATCGCCGAGATCGAGGCCGTGACGCACCTGCCGGTGTGGGTGACCGAGGTCGGCGTGTCGACCTTCGGCGCCGAGGAGGTGCAGGAGTTCGGCCTGCGCCGCACGGCCGAGCTGCTGATCGGCCGCGTGCCGCGCATCTTCTGGTACTCGCTCTACGACCTGCCGCAGGCCTGGCCCGCCACCACGCGGCACCGCGAGGCAGAGGGGTCGAGCTACTACCGGCACTTCCACATGGGCCTGCTGCGCGAGGACGGCACGCCCAAGATCGCCTGCGAGCAGTTCGCGGCCTACACGCCCGCGATGGGCATCTGCCAGTGGTTCCACTTCGAGGACCACCGCCTCGACGACGCGGTGCGCTGGCTCGAGCGCCTGGGCGTGCGCCAGCTGCGCACCGGCCTGAGCTGGGCCGACAGCTTCCGCCCCGGTGCCGACGAATGGTTCGACCGCCAGATGCGCGCGCTGGAGGACTTCGACGTGACGCTGACCTTCTGCTTCACGCCCGAGCACCGCGGCATCGCGCCGCACCACACCAGCCCGCCGCAGCAGCCGGAGGAGTTCGCCGAGTTCTGCGCGCGGACGGTGCGGCGCTATGCGTCGAACCGCGCGTGCACCGTGATGCCCTTCGCCGAGGCCGGCACCGCCGCGCCTTCGCGCGTCTCGGCGCGCTGA
- a CDS encoding ZIP family metal transporter — protein MTTLELLFARAGRRRSWRRMIGFCIVTAGLAFLVLQAIEAVATGDARVRGALLGGSLAALATALGTLPVLLSHQFSQRSFDSMLGFGAGVMLAATSFSLVIPALDAAQTQGFGAWGAGGIVGAGVLLGAALLLAIDRLVPHEHFIKGHEGPKAVKLKRVWLFVLAIALHNLPEGLAIGVAFAGSDPVAATALATGISIQDVPEGMVVALALRGVGYGRLLSAGLGVASGLVEPAMAVLGATVVTLTASLLPWGLALAAGAMLFVISHEIIPESHRQGHEAFATGGLMLGFVVMMVLDTALG, from the coding sequence ATGACGACTCTCGAACTGCTGTTCGCGCGCGCCGGCCGCCGGCGCTCCTGGCGCCGGATGATCGGCTTCTGCATCGTCACGGCCGGCCTCGCCTTCCTGGTGCTGCAGGCGATCGAAGCCGTGGCCACGGGCGATGCCCGCGTGCGCGGCGCGCTGCTCGGCGGCAGCCTGGCCGCGCTGGCGACGGCCCTCGGCACGCTGCCGGTGCTGCTGTCGCACCAGTTCTCCCAACGCAGCTTCGACAGCATGCTCGGCTTCGGCGCGGGCGTGATGCTCGCGGCCACCTCCTTCTCGCTCGTGATCCCCGCGCTCGATGCGGCGCAGACGCAGGGCTTCGGCGCCTGGGGCGCGGGCGGCATCGTCGGCGCGGGCGTGCTGCTGGGCGCCGCGCTGCTGCTCGCGATCGACCGGCTCGTGCCGCACGAGCATTTCATCAAGGGGCACGAGGGGCCGAAGGCCGTCAAGCTCAAGCGCGTGTGGCTGTTCGTGCTCGCGATCGCGCTGCACAACCTGCCCGAGGGCCTGGCGATCGGCGTGGCCTTCGCGGGCTCCGACCCGGTGGCGGCCACCGCGCTGGCCACCGGCATTTCGATCCAGGACGTGCCCGAGGGCATGGTGGTGGCGCTCGCGCTGCGCGGCGTGGGCTACGGCCGGCTGCTGTCCGCGGGCCTGGGCGTGGCCTCGGGGCTGGTCGAGCCCGCGATGGCGGTGCTCGGCGCGACGGTGGTCACGCTGACTGCGAGCCTGCTGCCCTGGGGCCTCGCGCTCGCGGCCGGTGCGATGCTGTTCGTCATCAGCCACGAGATCATTCCCGAATCGCACCGGCAGGGACACGAGGCCTTCGCGACCGGCGGGCTGATGCTCGGCTTCGTCGTGATGATGGTGCTCGACACGGCGCTGGGCTGA
- a CDS encoding dual specificity protein phosphatase family protein, whose protein sequence is MTTWTPNFNWITHQLAVGGSFPSERAEELASAHGIRAVIDLREEGKDDEAVLQRHGITLLHLPTEDMCGVDAAQLEDGVVFANASLDRGERLLIHCEHGIGRSATLALCVMVSRGEAPLDALERMKTQRALVSPSPAQFACWSGWLARHREQRGAAWALPDFDAFQAIAYRHLQSG, encoded by the coding sequence ATGACGACCTGGACACCCAACTTCAACTGGATCACGCACCAGCTCGCCGTGGGCGGCAGCTTTCCCTCGGAGCGCGCCGAAGAGCTCGCGAGCGCGCACGGCATCCGCGCGGTGATCGACCTGCGCGAGGAAGGCAAGGACGACGAGGCCGTGCTGCAGCGGCACGGCATCACCCTGCTGCACCTGCCGACGGAAGACATGTGCGGTGTGGATGCGGCCCAGCTCGAAGACGGGGTGGTGTTCGCCAACGCCTCGCTCGACCGCGGCGAGCGCCTGCTCATCCATTGCGAGCACGGCATCGGCCGCTCGGCCACGCTCGCGCTCTGCGTGATGGTGTCGCGCGGCGAGGCGCCGCTCGATGCGCTCGAACGCATGAAGACGCAGCGCGCGCTGGTCTCGCCCTCGCCGGCACAGTTCGCATGCTGGAGCGGCTGGCTCGCACGCCACCGCGAACAGCGCGGCGCCGCCTGGGCGCTTCCCGACTTCGATGCCTTCCAGGCCATCGCCTACCGCCACCTGCAGTCCGGCTGA
- a CDS encoding UDP-glucose/GDP-mannose dehydrogenase family protein has protein sequence MKISVLGTGYVGLVTGSCLAEIGNEVICFDVDERKVDILRSGGVPIHEEGLPQLIERNVRMGRLDFTTDVARAVHHGDLIFIAAGTPPGEDGSADLQYVLAAGRSIGRHMQGFKVVVEKSTVPVGTAGKLRAAIEEELSQRRADGDHAAGSGLQGIPVTIVSNPEFLKEGAAVDDFMRPDRIVVGTEPGEPGRQAREIMTRLYAPFNRQRDRMIHMDVKAAEFTKYAANAMLATRISFMNELANLAEKVGVDIEQVRRGVGSDPRIGYSFLYAGLGYGGSCFPKDVQALVHTAATHGQRLQVLEAVRAVNDAQKLVLVEKIVRRFGEDLRGRRFGVWGLAFKPDTDDMREAPSRIVIKALLVRGAEVVAHDPVAIAEARKVLAGDLDGMPELVARLRYVDNPMQAAEDADALVILTDWKAFKSPNFSALKTVLRQPLIFDGRNLYDPDIRSQGFDYLAIGR, from the coding sequence ATGAAAATCTCAGTCCTCGGTACCGGCTACGTGGGTCTCGTCACGGGCAGCTGCCTCGCGGAGATCGGCAACGAAGTCATCTGCTTCGACGTCGACGAACGCAAGGTCGACATCCTCCGCTCGGGCGGCGTGCCGATCCACGAGGAGGGGCTGCCGCAGCTCATCGAGCGCAACGTGCGTATGGGGCGGCTGGACTTCACCACCGACGTGGCGCGCGCGGTGCACCATGGCGACCTGATCTTCATCGCGGCCGGCACGCCGCCCGGCGAGGACGGCAGCGCCGACCTGCAGTACGTGCTGGCCGCGGGCCGCAGCATCGGGCGGCACATGCAGGGCTTCAAGGTGGTGGTGGAGAAGTCCACCGTGCCGGTGGGCACCGCGGGCAAGCTGCGCGCGGCCATCGAGGAAGAGCTGTCGCAGCGGCGCGCCGACGGCGACCACGCGGCCGGCAGCGGCCTGCAGGGCATTCCCGTCACCATCGTCTCGAACCCCGAGTTCCTGAAGGAGGGCGCGGCGGTCGACGACTTCATGCGGCCGGACCGCATCGTCGTCGGCACCGAGCCCGGCGAGCCGGGGCGGCAGGCGCGCGAGATCATGACCCGGCTCTACGCGCCCTTCAACCGCCAGCGCGACCGCATGATCCACATGGACGTGAAGGCGGCCGAGTTCACCAAGTACGCGGCCAACGCGATGCTCGCCACGCGCATCAGCTTCATGAACGAGCTCGCCAACCTCGCGGAGAAGGTGGGCGTGGACATCGAGCAGGTGCGCCGCGGCGTGGGCTCCGATCCGCGCATCGGCTACAGCTTCCTCTACGCGGGCCTCGGCTACGGCGGCAGCTGCTTTCCGAAGGACGTGCAGGCGCTGGTCCACACGGCCGCCACCCACGGCCAGCGGCTGCAGGTGCTCGAAGCCGTGCGCGCCGTCAACGACGCGCAGAAGCTCGTGCTGGTCGAGAAGATCGTGCGCCGCTTCGGCGAGGACCTGCGCGGGCGCCGCTTCGGCGTCTGGGGCCTGGCCTTCAAGCCCGACACCGACGACATGCGCGAGGCGCCGAGCCGCATCGTCATCAAGGCGCTGCTGGTGCGCGGCGCCGAGGTGGTCGCGCACGATCCGGTCGCGATCGCCGAGGCGCGCAAGGTGCTCGCGGGCGACCTCGACGGCATGCCCGAGCTCGTGGCGCGGCTGCGCTACGTCGACAACCCGATGCAGGCGGCGGAGGACGCCGACGCGCTCGTGATCCTCACCGACTGGAAGGCCTTCAAGAGCCCGAACTTCAGCGCGCTGAAGACGGTGCTGCGGCAGCCGCTGATCTTCGACGGACGGAACCTCTACGACCCGGACATCCGCTCGCAGGGCTTCGACTATCTGGCCATCGGGCGGTGA